One genomic window of Tenacibaculum tangerinum includes the following:
- a CDS encoding CAL67264 family membrane protein gives MNKNTVLGWATLIMILMGILLICLAVFKYDEIAGYGFGAVGLGFFANAWVFNALKGRV, from the coding sequence ATGAATAAAAACACTGTCTTAGGATGGGCAACGCTTATTATGATTTTAATGGGAATTTTACTTATATGTTTGGCAGTATTCAAGTACGATGAAATAGCTGGTTATGGCTTTGGAGCCGTTGGTTTAGGTTTTTTTGCAAATGCATGGGTGTTTAATGCCTTAAAAGGAAGAGTTTAA
- a CDS encoding NADPH-dependent 2,4-dienoyl-CoA reductase — protein sequence MKYTHIFEPLDLGFTTLKNRILMGSMHTGLEEEKNGIERIATYYAERARGGVGLIVTGGIAPNIQGWTAPFSARMSTKKHAREHKVITEAVHKEGGKICMQILHSGRYGYHPFNVAPSQIKSPITPFKPYALKQSGIRRTVKDFVNCAKLSQEAGYDGVEIMGSEGYLINQFIVTRTNQRTDDYGGTYENRIRLAVELVRKIREAVGENFIIIYRLSMLDLVEQGSSWEEVVQLGKEIEKAGATIINTGIGWHEARIPTIATSVPRAAFTWVTKKMKEELSIPLVTSNRINMPETAEKVLAEGHADMISMARPFLADPEWVKKAQEEREDEINTCIACNQACLDHAFQKKVASCLVNPRACHETELNYHPTSKKKKIAVVGAGPAGLGASTIAAQRGHQVTLFDADKEIGGQFNIAKQIPGKEEFYETIRYFNKQLELHKVEVKLNTRVSAEDVYNGNFDEVILATGITPRTPRIEGIEHEKVLSYIDVVKLKKPVGKRVAVIGAGGIGFDVSEYLAHEGESTSQNIDAWLEEWGIDKTLEARAGIEGIQPKMHPSPREIFMFKRSKGKFGGKLGKTTGWIHRSVLKMKKVQFINEVQYTKIDDEGLHYVQNEEQKVLPVDNVIICAGQVPFKELLAPLEAKGMKVHVIGGADVAAELDAKRAIDQGSRLAAEL from the coding sequence ATGAAATACACACATATTTTTGAGCCACTAGATTTAGGTTTTACAACGTTAAAAAACCGGATTTTGATGGGATCTATGCATACGGGTTTAGAGGAAGAAAAAAACGGTATTGAACGAATAGCAACCTACTATGCAGAGCGAGCGAGAGGGGGAGTAGGCTTAATAGTTACAGGAGGAATTGCACCCAATATTCAAGGATGGACAGCTCCTTTTTCGGCGCGAATGAGTACCAAGAAGCATGCTCGTGAGCACAAAGTAATTACAGAAGCAGTTCATAAAGAAGGAGGTAAAATATGTATGCAAATTTTACATTCAGGACGCTATGGATACCATCCATTTAATGTGGCACCCTCACAAATAAAATCTCCAATAACCCCTTTCAAGCCCTATGCATTAAAGCAATCAGGAATACGAAGAACAGTAAAAGACTTTGTTAATTGCGCTAAATTATCACAAGAAGCAGGATATGACGGAGTAGAAATTATGGGATCTGAAGGGTATTTAATCAACCAGTTCATCGTTACAAGAACGAATCAACGAACAGATGATTATGGAGGAACATACGAAAACAGAATCCGTTTGGCAGTAGAATTAGTACGTAAAATTAGAGAAGCTGTTGGAGAGAACTTTATTATTATTTACAGGTTATCAATGTTAGATTTGGTAGAACAAGGAAGTTCTTGGGAAGAAGTAGTACAGTTAGGAAAAGAAATAGAAAAAGCCGGAGCCACTATAATTAACACAGGTATTGGTTGGCACGAAGCACGAATTCCTACCATTGCAACTTCAGTTCCTAGAGCAGCATTTACTTGGGTAACCAAAAAAATGAAAGAAGAACTATCGATACCCTTGGTTACTTCTAATCGAATTAACATGCCTGAAACAGCAGAGAAAGTATTAGCAGAAGGGCATGCTGATATGATTTCGATGGCACGTCCGTTTTTAGCAGATCCAGAATGGGTAAAGAAAGCACAAGAAGAGCGAGAAGATGAGATTAACACCTGTATTGCTTGTAACCAAGCCTGTTTAGATCATGCTTTTCAAAAGAAAGTAGCGAGTTGTTTGGTAAACCCTAGAGCATGTCATGAAACAGAACTCAACTATCATCCAACGTCAAAAAAGAAGAAAATAGCAGTAGTAGGCGCAGGACCCGCTGGTTTGGGAGCTTCTACAATAGCAGCCCAAAGAGGTCATCAAGTAACTTTATTCGATGCAGATAAGGAAATTGGAGGACAGTTTAATATTGCAAAACAAATTCCAGGGAAAGAAGAATTTTACGAAACCATACGCTATTTTAACAAGCAACTAGAGTTACACAAGGTAGAAGTTAAACTAAACACAAGAGTTTCTGCAGAAGATGTATACAATGGTAATTTTGATGAGGTTATTTTGGCGACTGGAATTACACCAAGAACTCCAAGAATTGAAGGAATAGAACATGAAAAAGTATTAAGTTACATTGATGTTGTAAAGTTAAAGAAACCTGTAGGTAAACGTGTTGCAGTTATAGGAGCAGGAGGAATCGGTTTTGACGTTTCAGAATACTTAGCTCATGAAGGAGAAAGTACATCTCAAAATATCGATGCTTGGTTAGAAGAATGGGGAATTGATAAAACCTTAGAAGCACGTGCAGGAATAGAAGGGATACAACCAAAGATGCATCCTTCACCAAGAGAAATCTTTATGTTTAAACGTAGTAAAGGAAAGTTTGGAGGGAAACTAGGAAAAACCACTGGGTGGATCCATCGCTCAGTATTAAAGATGAAGAAAGTACAATTTATTAACGAAGTGCAGTATACAAAAATAGATGATGAAGGTTTGCACTATGTTCAAAATGAAGAACAAAAAGTACTACCAGTAGATAATGTAATTATTTGTGCAGGGCAAGTACCATTTAAAGAATTATTAGCTCCCTTAGAAGCCAAAGGAATGAAAGTTCATGTAATTGGAGGAGCAGATGTTGCAGCAGAGTTAGATGCAAAGAGAGCTATAGACCAAGGAAGTAGGCTAGCTGCCGAACTCTAG
- a CDS encoding transposase, with translation MITAIERIPLEQRKQVKEITLDMANNMNLVAKICFPNARIVTDRFHVVKLATEALQHVRVQHRWKAIEDENEAIEAAKKEGKKYKPILLSNGDTKKQLLARNRDILAKKKNDWTQNQKQRAELLFNLYPNIERAYKHTLEFRDIYEEKEKVKAKQQFEL, from the coding sequence ATTATTACCGCTATTGAAAGAATCCCTTTAGAACAACGCAAACAAGTCAAAGAAATCACCTTAGACATGGCAAACAATATGAATTTGGTAGCAAAGATTTGTTTTCCAAATGCCAGAATTGTTACCGATAGATTTCATGTAGTAAAACTAGCAACAGAAGCTTTACAACATGTAAGGGTACAGCATCGATGGAAAGCAATAGAAGATGAAAATGAAGCTATTGAAGCTGCTAAAAAAGAAGGCAAAAAATACAAACCCATACTACTATCTAATGGAGATACAAAAAAGCAACTTTTAGCTAGAAATAGAGATATCTTAGCTAAAAAGAAAAATGATTGGACTCAAAATCAGAAACAAAGAGCAGAATTATTATTTAACCTTTATCCAAACATTGAACGAGCCTATAAACACACTTTAGAGTTTAGAGATATCTATGAAGAAAAGGAGAAAGTAAAAGCTAAACAACAATTTGAACTTTAA
- a CDS encoding DUF58 domain-containing protein has translation MKFFKSLYIHNRFFIYISVISALFLVSFWIPALYKVTWMLVWLFATAMCIDVLILYRFKNGFSAKRMAPEKLSNSDDNEIAITLENNYPFQVFISLIDELPVQFQKRDFEYTKSMKSGEKSTYTYTVRPVERGAYTFGRVNVFVSSFLQLFSKRYAFSAEENVKVYPSYLQMKKYEFLAMHNNLTEFGMKKIRRIGHTMEFEQIKNYIPGDDVRTINWKATAKRGELMVNQYQDEKSQPIYSIIDLGRVMKMPFDGLKLLDYAINATLAFSNIALLKNDKAGMLTFSKKVEKIVAASNKKTNLSVINEELYNITTDFSDASFALLYANIKRKINQRSLLILYTNFEHISGLKRQLPYLKAIAKKHLLVTVFFENTELDTLITEHAEDLQSVYHKTIAEKYAYEKRLMIKELEKNAIHAILTKPQHLSVNVINKYLEFKAKGMV, from the coding sequence ATTAAATTCTTTAAATCGTTATACATACACAACCGCTTTTTTATATATATAAGCGTTATTTCAGCATTGTTTTTAGTGTCGTTTTGGATTCCTGCGCTGTATAAAGTAACCTGGATGCTCGTGTGGTTATTTGCGACAGCAATGTGTATAGATGTGCTTATTTTGTATCGATTTAAAAACGGATTTTCAGCGAAAAGAATGGCACCCGAAAAATTATCGAATTCAGACGATAATGAAATTGCCATTACACTCGAAAACAACTATCCGTTTCAAGTTTTTATTTCGTTGATTGACGAATTACCAGTACAATTTCAAAAAAGAGATTTTGAATATACAAAATCTATGAAGTCTGGTGAGAAATCAACTTATACATACACGGTTCGACCTGTTGAAAGAGGAGCTTATACCTTTGGAAGAGTAAACGTATTTGTATCTTCTTTTTTACAGCTATTCTCAAAGCGTTATGCATTTTCTGCTGAAGAAAACGTAAAAGTATATCCGTCATACCTACAAATGAAAAAATACGAGTTTTTGGCAATGCATAATAACTTGACGGAATTTGGCATGAAGAAAATCCGACGTATTGGTCATACGATGGAGTTTGAGCAGATAAAAAACTACATTCCTGGCGATGACGTACGTACCATAAACTGGAAAGCAACGGCTAAAAGAGGCGAGTTGATGGTCAACCAATACCAAGATGAAAAATCGCAACCTATCTATTCTATCATCGATTTGGGGCGTGTAATGAAAATGCCTTTTGACGGATTGAAGTTACTGGATTATGCCATTAACGCAACCTTAGCTTTCTCAAACATAGCCTTATTAAAAAACGACAAAGCAGGCATGCTGACGTTTTCTAAAAAGGTAGAAAAAATAGTTGCAGCAAGCAATAAGAAAACAAATTTATCGGTTATCAACGAAGAGTTGTACAATATTACAACCGATTTTTCAGACGCTAGTTTTGCCTTACTGTATGCCAACATTAAAAGAAAAATAAATCAACGAAGCTTACTAATTTTATACACCAATTTTGAGCATATTTCAGGGTTAAAACGACAATTACCCTACTTAAAAGCAATCGCAAAAAAACACTTGTTAGTAACCGTTTTCTTTGAAAACACTGAATTAGATACGTTAATTACCGAGCATGCTGAAGACTTACAAAGTGTGTATCATAAAACCATTGCTGAAAAATATGCTTATGAAAAGCGCTTGATGATTAAAGAACTAGAGAAAAATGCGATACATGCTATTTTAACGAAGCCACAGCATTTATCGGTAAATGTAATTAATAAATACCTAGAGTTTAAAGCAAAAGGAATGGTATAA